In Pedobacter heparinus DSM 2366, the following are encoded in one genomic region:
- a CDS encoding DUF47 domain-containing protein: MNSIFKFFTPKDKKFQPLFEQAGSNVLKISQALLLALSATDMEKRKEHIKEVERLEHVGDDITHSIFLELSKNFITPFDREDIHALASAVDDIADYIHASASNIELYNVTNIGDAMIKLAELLVEMCTDLEKAIKELRSFKNIRVIADACVRINSGENQADYVCNLAIARLFEFETNAIELIKQKEVLQTLELATDKCEDAANVLESILVKNA; the protein is encoded by the coding sequence ATGAATAGCATTTTTAAGTTCTTTACCCCGAAAGACAAGAAATTTCAGCCTTTATTTGAACAGGCAGGAAGCAATGTATTAAAGATTTCCCAGGCATTATTGCTTGCGCTTAGTGCAACTGATATGGAGAAAAGGAAAGAACACATTAAAGAAGTGGAACGTTTGGAGCATGTTGGCGACGACATTACCCACTCCATTTTCCTTGAATTGAGTAAAAATTTCATTACACCTTTTGACAGGGAGGATATCCATGCCCTGGCCAGCGCAGTAGATGATATTGCAGATTATATCCACGCATCGGCCAGCAATATAGAATTGTACAATGTAACCAACATTGGTGATGCCATGATCAAACTGGCAGAATTGCTGGTAGAAATGTGCACTGACCTTGAAAAAGCCATTAAAGAACTAAGGAGCTTTAAAAACATCCGTGTAATTGCTGATGCCTGCGTACGCATCAACAGCGGAGAAAACCAGGCTGATTATGTATGTAACCTTGCCATTGCCCGATTGTTTGAGTTTGAGACCAATGCCATTGAGCTGATCAAACAGAAAGAGGTACTGCAGACTTTAGAACTGGCTACAGATAAATGTGAAGATGCAGCAAATGTGCTGGAATCTATTTTGGTAAAGAACGCTTAA
- a CDS encoding sensor histidine kinase: protein MKLSVLVLIAAFAVGLSIGLVNFYFQQSWYFMLVSFVVTFITSFIVFYYLLEKYIYSKIVLIYKMIHNLKLGKDLKDALGEYVSSDPINDVEQEVKEWAGAKKREIEVLKKQEQFRREFLSNVSHEFKTPLFAIQGYIETLQDCLTEDPEMAAKFLDKAEKNVERLSYLITDLDSISKLETGEIPINYEKFDFVPLAREVMDGLEDTARKRNITLSFKDKYTHPAFVRADREKIRQVLINLIHNSLKYGKEYGSTAIKIFELHDQYLIEVTDDGIGIDEKHLSRLFERFYRIDSHRSREEGGTGLGLAIVKHILEAHEQIISVRSTLQIGTTFAFTLEKIG from the coding sequence ATGAAGTTAAGTGTTTTGGTGTTAATTGCTGCCTTTGCAGTGGGCCTGTCTATCGGATTGGTTAATTTCTATTTCCAGCAAAGCTGGTATTTTATGCTGGTTTCCTTTGTGGTAACTTTTATCACCAGTTTTATTGTTTTTTATTATCTGCTGGAGAAATATATCTATTCAAAAATAGTGCTCATCTATAAGATGATCCATAACCTGAAACTGGGTAAGGACCTTAAAGATGCATTGGGCGAGTATGTAAGTTCTGACCCCATCAATGATGTGGAACAGGAAGTAAAAGAATGGGCGGGTGCTAAAAAACGTGAGATTGAAGTGCTGAAAAAACAGGAACAGTTCAGACGTGAGTTTTTATCCAATGTATCGCATGAATTTAAGACCCCACTGTTTGCCATACAGGGTTATATCGAAACTTTGCAGGACTGCCTGACGGAAGACCCCGAGATGGCTGCTAAATTTTTGGATAAGGCAGAAAAGAATGTAGAGCGGCTGAGCTACCTGATTACCGACCTGGATTCTATTTCCAAGCTGGAAACAGGGGAAATTCCCATCAATTATGAGAAGTTCGACTTCGTGCCACTTGCCCGGGAAGTAATGGACGGTCTGGAAGATACAGCCCGTAAAAGGAACATTACCCTTTCTTTTAAAGACAAATATACCCACCCTGCCTTTGTAAGGGCAGACCGTGAAAAAATCAGACAGGTACTGATCAACCTGATCCACAATTCATTAAAATACGGAAAGGAATATGGCTCAACTGCCATTAAGATCTTTGAACTGCACGATCAGTACCTGATAGAAGTAACTGATGATGGTATCGGTATAGATGAAAAACACCTGTCGCGACTTTTTGAGCGTTTTTACAGGATCGATTCGCACAGATCAAGGGAGGAAGGTGGTACCGGACTGGGCCTGGCCATTGTAAAACATATTCTTGAGGCCCATGAGCAAATTATATCTGTACGGAGTACCCTGCAGATAGGGACTACCTTTGCCTTTACCCTGGAAAAGATTGGTTAA
- a CDS encoding inorganic phosphate transporter: MVTTLLVVVIVLAIAFDYINGFHDAANSIATIVSTKVLSPFQAVLWAAVFNFAAYFYFTDHKVANTIAKTVVENFITLEVILAGLLAAITWNLFTWWFGIPSSSSHTLIGGFAGAGMAKAASMGAGIMSAINLAPILKVVAFIVLAPVIGMVISVIISIIILHISKNARPSVAEKWFKRLQLISSAALSFTHGGNDAQKVMGIIYVSMVASNVLNTGDPMPEWIPISCYAAIALGTMSGGWKIVKTMGSKITKVNAFEGVAAESAGAVTLGITEHFGIPVSTTHTITGSIVGVGLLKRVSAVRWGVTVSLLWAWVLTIPVSATLAAIVFSIIHLFF; the protein is encoded by the coding sequence ATGGTAACTACCTTATTGGTTGTTGTAATCGTTCTGGCCATCGCCTTCGATTATATAAACGGCTTTCACGACGCGGCAAACTCTATTGCAACCATTGTATCTACAAAAGTATTGTCGCCTTTTCAGGCCGTACTATGGGCGGCAGTATTCAACTTTGCTGCATATTTTTATTTTACCGACCATAAAGTTGCCAATACCATTGCCAAAACTGTTGTAGAGAACTTTATTACCCTGGAGGTTATCCTGGCCGGACTTCTGGCGGCCATTACCTGGAACCTTTTTACCTGGTGGTTTGGTATCCCTTCCAGTTCTTCACATACACTTATCGGCGGTTTTGCAGGAGCAGGTATGGCTAAGGCGGCCTCAATGGGCGCAGGCATCATGTCGGCCATTAACCTTGCACCAATCTTAAAGGTAGTCGCCTTTATTGTACTGGCACCGGTTATCGGTATGGTCATCTCGGTGATCATTTCGATCATTATTTTACACATTTCAAAAAATGCCCGGCCTTCTGTAGCCGAGAAATGGTTTAAACGTTTACAGCTGATCTCTTCGGCAGCACTGAGCTTTACCCATGGTGGTAATGATGCCCAGAAAGTAATGGGGATCATTTACGTATCTATGGTTGCCTCTAATGTATTGAATACAGGCGACCCTATGCCAGAATGGATCCCGATTTCCTGTTACGCAGCAATTGCGCTGGGTACCATGAGCGGCGGCTGGAAAATTGTGAAAACCATGGGTTCAAAAATTACCAAAGTAAATGCTTTTGAAGGTGTGGCTGCTGAATCTGCAGGTGCGGTAACCTTAGGGATTACCGAACATTTTGGTATCCCGGTTTCTACCACACATACCATTACCGGCTCTATTGTAGGTGTTGGCCTGTTAAAAAGGGTATCTGCAGTAAGATGGGGCGTAACCGTAAGTTTATTATGGGCATGGGTCTTGACTATCCCTGTATCTGCTACATTGGCGGCTATCGTTTTCAGCATCATCCACCTCTTCTTTTAG